Proteins co-encoded in one Triplophysa dalaica isolate WHDGS20190420 chromosome 16, ASM1584641v1, whole genome shotgun sequence genomic window:
- the etfdh gene encoding electron transfer flavoprotein-ubiquinone oxidoreductase, mitochondrial — MVPVCRYSLQGLRCIHALKAVQAEHVSLQGFSRRCSSSVSVPRITTHYTVCPRDKDSRWEGVEMERFADEADVVIVGGGPAGLSAAIRLKQLANQHEKELRVCVVEKASQIGAHTLSGACLEPSALNELIPDWKERGAPLNTPVTEDKFSILTEKYRIPVPILPGLPMNNHGNYLVRLGHFVRWLGEQAEELGVELYPGYAASEVLLHEDGSMKGIATNDVGIAKDGSPKDVFERGMELHAKVTLFGEGCHGHLAKQLYKQFNLRENCEPQTYAIGLKELWVVDEKKWHPGRAEHSVGWPLNRNTYGGSFLYHLNEGEPLVALGFVIGLDYTNPYLSPFREFQRWKHHPSIKSTLEGGNRIAYGARALNEGGFQSIPKLTFPGGMLIGCSPGFMNVPKIKGTHTAMKSGMLAAESAFRVITDENLKSETAGLYIPDYEEDIKKSWIWKELHAVRNIRPSFHNYFGLYGGMFYTGIFYWIFRGKEPWTLKHNGLDADQLKPAKNCTPIEYPKPDGKISFDLLSSVALSGTNHEHDQPPHLTLKDDSVPVARNLSIYDGPEQRFCPAGVYEYVPLESGDGMRLQINAQNCVHCKTCDIKDPSQNINWVVPEGSGGPAYNGM, encoded by the exons ATGGTTCCAGTCTGTAGATATTCTCTGCAAG GACTGAGGTGTATACATGCACTGAAAGCCGTTCAAGCGGAGCATGTCTCTCTTCAGGGGTTCTCAAGGCGATGCAGTTCCTCAGTCTCTGTGCCACGGATTACCACCCACTACACAGTGTGTCCCAGAGATAAGGACTCGCGATGGGAAG GTGTGGAGATGGAGCGCTTCGCAGATGAGGCAGATGTTGTCATTGTGGGTGGCGGGCCGGCCGGTTTATCGGCAGCCATCCGGCTGAAGCAGCTGGCCAATCAGCATGAAAAGGAGCTCCGGGTTTGTGTGGTGGAAAAGGCATCCCAGATCGGGGCTCACACATTGTCTGGTGCCTGTCTGGAGCCCAGCGCGCTCAATGAGCTTATTCCAGACTGGAAGGAGAGAGGG GCACCGCTGAACACTCCAGTAACAGAGGACAAGTTTTCAATTTTGACAGAAAAATACAGAATTCCAGTTCCAATATTACCAG GTCTCCCGATGAATAACCATGGTAACTACCTAGTTCGTCTGGGACATTTTGTACGGTGGCTTGGAGAGCAGGCGGAGGAGCTCGGAGTGGAACTGTATCCTGGTTACGCAGCATCTGAG GTGCTTCTTCACGAGGATGGAAGTATGAAAGGAATCGCAACCAATGACGTTGGCATCGCTAAAGACGGCTCTCCGAAG GATGTGTTTGAGAGAGGCATGGAGCTGCACGCTAAGGTCACTCTGTTTGGAGAGGGCTGCCACGGACACCTGGCCAAGCAACTCTACAAGCAGTTCAATCTCAGGGAGAACTGTGAGCCGCAGACGTACGCTATCGGACTCAAAGAG CTTTGGGTTGTCGATGAAAAGAAGTGGCATCCAGGTCGAGCGGAGCATTCGGTCGGCTGGCCCCTCAACCGCAACACATACGGAGGCTCTTTCCTGTACCACCTCAATGAAGGAGAACCGCTGGTGGCCCTGGGGTTTGTT ATTGGATTGGACTACACTAATCCCTACCTGAGCCCGTTTAGGGAATTCCAGCGTTGGAAACATCACCCATCTATAAAATCAACCCTGGAAGGTGGCAACAGGATTGCATACGGAGCGAGAGCCCTCAACGAAGGAGGTTTTCAG TCAATTCCTAAGCTGACGTTCCCGGGCGGCATGCTGATAGGATGCAGTCCGGGGTTCATGAACGTACCCAAGATCAAAGGCACTCACACAGCCATGAAGAGCGGCATGTTGGCGGCTGAATCTGCATTCAGGGTGATTACAGACGAGAATCTGAAGTCGGAAACAGCAG GACTTTATATTCCCGACTATGAAGAAGATATCAAAAAGTCCTGGATATGGAAAGAGTTGCATGCTGTGAGAAACATCAGACCATCTTTCCATAACTACTTTGGCCTATACGGTGGGATGTTTTACACCGGAATCTTCTACTGGATTTTCAGAGGAAAAGAACCGTGGACCCTAAAGCATAATG GTCTGGATGCTGATCAGCTGAAGCCGGCTAAGAACTGTACACCCATAGAATATCCAAAGCCAGATGGAAAGATCAGCTTTGATCTTCTGTCATCTGTAGCTCTGAGCGGGACCAATCACGAACACGACCAACCGCCCCATCTGACACTAAAAGATGACAGCGTTCCAGTGGCGAGAAACCTTTCCATTTACGACGGCCCCGAGCAGAGGTTCTGTCCTGCTG GAGTGTACGAGTATGTTCCTCTAGAGTCAGGAGATGGCATGAGATTACAGATCAACGCGCAGAACTGTGTCCACTGCAAAACCTGTGATATCAAAGACCCCAGCCAAAATATCAACTGGGTTGTGCCTGAGGGCAGTGGGGGTCCAGCTTACAATGGCATGTGA
- the ppid gene encoding peptidyl-prolyl cis-trans isomerase D produces MTNPSPSTPGNPENPRVYFDVDIGGERVGRIVFELFADVVPKTAENFRALCTGEKGIGASTGKPLHFKGCPFHRIIKKFMVQCGDFSNQNGTGGESIYGEKFEDENFYYEHDKPGLLSMANAGPNTNGSQFFITTVPTPHLDGKHVVFGKVLKGMGVVKMLEGIETKEENPVKPCIIAECGEHKPGDDLGIVPSDGSGDAYPVFPEDADVDFKDADKVLSVAEDVKNIGNNFFKAQEWQSAIEKYTKALRYLEHCGSILEDDNAQKKLEPTALSCILNTAACKLKLKLWQEAIESCDEALELNQTNTKAMFRRAQAWQGLKEFNKAMIDLKKAQEIAPEDKAIGSEMLKVKQQVKEEKEKEKKIYAKMFA; encoded by the exons atgactaACCCGTCACCCTCTACGCCTGGAAATCCAGAGAACCCTCGCGTTTACTTTGATGTAGATATCGGTGGAGAAAGAG TGGGTCGTATTGTATTTGAGCTCTTCGCTGACGTGGTCCCTAAAACCGCAGAGAATTTCCGAGCTCTGTGTACTGGAGAGAAAGGAATCGGGGCAAGCACAGGCAAACCACTGCACTTTAAGGGCTGTCCATTTCACCGCA TCATCAAGAAATTTATGGTCCAGTGTGGAGATTTTTCTAATCAGAATGGAACCGGAGGAGAAAGCATATATGGGGAAAAGTTTGAGGATGAAAACTTTTACTATGAG CATGATAAACCAGGTCTCCTCAGCATGGCCAACGCTGGGCCCAACACCAATGGCTCCCAGTTCTTTATAACTACTGTTCCAACACCGCATCTGGATGGGAAACATGTGGTCTTCGGCAAGGTGCTGAAGGGAATGGGGGTGGTGAAGATGCTGGAGGGGATAGAAACGAAGGAAGAAAATCCTGTGAAG CCTTGCATCATTGCTGAGTGTGGAGAACACAAACCGGGAGATGATTTGGGAATCGTTCCAAGTGACGGCTCAGGAGACGCATACCCAGTCTTCCCTGAGGATGCTGATGTGGACTTTAAAGAT GCGGATAAAGTCTTGTCTGTGGCAGAGGATGTCAAGAACATTGGAAACAACTTCTTCAAAGCTCAGGAATGGCAGTCTGCCATCGAGAAATATACAAAAGCTCTCAG GTACTTGGAGCATTGCGGCAGCATCTTGGAGGATGATAATGCCCAGAAGAAACTGGAACCCACTGCCCTGAGCTGCATTCTCAACACTGCCGCATGCAAACTTAAACTGAAGCTCTGGCAGGAAGCAATCGAGAGCTGTGATGAG GCTTTGGAACTGAACCAGACAAATACTAAAGCGATGTTCAGAAGAGCCCAGGCCTGGCAAGGACTGAAGGAATTCAATAAGGCCATG ATCGATCTAAAGAAAGCACAGGAGATTGCCCCAGAGGACAAAG CAATTGGAAGTGAAATGCTGAAAGTCAAGCAGCAAGTGAAGGAAGAGAAGGAGAAGGAAAAGAAGATTTACGCCAAAATGTTCGCATAA
- the LOC130438320 gene encoding uncharacterized protein C4orf45, whose amino-acid sequence MKRVQQETGQRVLFTGPDGVGDYRPRLDYFPRSIGIGALSPDATRDLEYLFRAAPQSTPPLPKHCYTGEVGWGLQYSSHLNRTVIHSKQNKFDKCHSVADGVTHSQWHTSPQFRDKQLPCTHDRQSEDNNAVPAKQGDILYRQEQERQSLYTEIVQTDSVTFPQI is encoded by the exons ATGAAGCGGGTTCAACAGGAAACTGGACAAAGAGTACTTTTCACAG GACCAGACGGCGTCGGAGATTACCGTCCCAGGTTGGACTATTTTCCCCGCAGCATTGGAATCGGTGCTTTATCTCCAGATGCCACGAGGGATCTCGAATACCTTTTCCGGGCTGCCCCACAGTCGACCCCGCCATTACCGAAGCACTGCTACACCGGGGAGGTGGGCTGGGGTCTTCAGTACTCCAGTCATCTTAACAGGACTGTTATCCACAGCAAACAAAATAAG TTTGACAAATGTCACTCTGTGGCAGACGGAGTAACTCACAGCCAGTG GCACACTTCGCCCCAGTTTCGGGACAAGCAACTGCCCTGCACACATGATAGACAAAGCGAAGACAACAATGCAGTTCCGGCTAAACAGGGTGATATACTGTATAGACAAGAGCAAGAG AGACAGTCATTGTACACAGAGATAGTTCAAACAGACAGCGTTACTTTCCCCCAAATATAG